The proteins below come from a single Osmerus mordax isolate fOsmMor3 chromosome 3, fOsmMor3.pri, whole genome shotgun sequence genomic window:
- the LOC136940695 gene encoding somatostatin receptor type 2-like: MDSWVFPSSPPNLSEPLMYDGFNDSDPPGNYTDHTFNHTSTVVITFLYFAVCAVGLGGNALVIYVILRYAKMKTVTNIYILNLAVADVLFMMGLPFIAIQLALVHWPFGPVLCRVVMTVDSLNQFTSIFCLMVMSIDRYLAVVHPIKSTKWRKPRMAKTINLTVWGVSLLVNLPIVIYSGLITKHDGCFCTIVWPEPQEAYYTAFMFYTFILGFFLPLMVICLCYLLIIIKVKSSGLRVGSSKRKRSERKVTRMVSIVVAVFVFCWLPFYVFNVTSVTGTISTTPMLRSTFAFVVVLGYANSCANPILYAFLSENFKKSFQNVLCLKQVGGLDEIERSDSRHDKSRMMNDPTETQSTLLNGDLQTSI, translated from the coding sequence ATGGACTCCTGGGTCttcccctcctcgccccccaacctgtcagagcCACTGATGTACGATGGCTTCAACGACTCGGACCCTCCGGGAAACTACACGGACCACACCTTCAACCACACCAGCACGGTGGTCATCACCTTCTTGTACTTCGCGGTGTGCGCCGTGGGGCTCGGCGGCAACGCCCTGGTCATCTACGTGATCCTCCGCTACGCCAAGATGAAGACCGTCACCAACATCTACATCCTGAACCTGGCAGTGGCCGACGTGCTCTTCATGATGGGCCTCCCCTTCATCGCCATCCAGCTGGCCTTGGTCCACTGGCCCTTCGGCCCGGTCCTCTGCCGGGTGGTCATGACCGTGGACTCCCTCAACCAGTTCACCTCCATCTTCTGCCTCATGGTCATGTCCATCGACCGCTATCTGGCCGTGGTCCACCCCATCAAGTCCACCAAGTGGCGCAAGCCGCGCATGGCCAAGACCATCAACCTGACGGTGTGGGGAGTGTCCCTGCTGGTCAACCTGCCCATCGTGATCTACAGCGGCCTGATCACCAAGCACGACGGCTGCTTCTGCACCATCGTGTGGCCCGAGCCGCAGGAGGCCTACTACACGGCCTTCATGTTCTACACCTTCATCCTGGGCTTCTTCCTGCCCCTCATGGTCATCTGCCTGTGCTACCTGCTCATCATCATCAAGGTCAAGTCCTCCGGCCTCCGCGTGGGCTCCAGCAAGAGGAAGCGCTCGGAGAGGAAGGTGACCCGGATGGTGTCCATCGTGGTGGCCGTGTTCGTCTTCTGCTGGCTGCCCTTCTACGTGTTCAACGTGACCTCGGTGACGGGCACCATCAGCACCACGCCGATGCTGAGGAGCACCTTCGCCTTCGTGGTGGTGCTGGGCTACGCCAACTCCTGCGCCAACCCCATCCTCTACGCCTTCCTGTCGGAGAACTTCAAGAAGAGCTTCCAGAACGTTCTCTGCCTGAAACAGGTCGGGGGGCTGGATGAGATCGAGCGCAGCGACAGCAGACACGATAAGTCGCGGATGATGAACGACCCCACGGAGACTCAGAGCACGCTGCTGAACGGAGATCTGCAGACCAGCATCTGA